The sequence below is a genomic window from Labilibaculum sp. DW002.
GAAGAGATTTTAAATGAAGTTGAATGGTTATTGATTTCAGGTATAAATCAGAGTATTGATCAATTAGAGAAAAAGGTTCACGAATTGGATGGTTTGTTTATACCAGCTCATGTAAATAAGATGCAGGATAGTATAATCTCGCAACTGGGATTTATTCCCATCGATTTAAATGTTGATGCTTTGGAAATATCACAGCATACAACAAAGAGTGAATTTTTAAAGAAGAATAAGTATCTGAAGAATTACAATTTTATTCGAAGTTCAGATGCACATTATATAGATAATATAGGAAATACCTGGACAAACTTCTTTATGGAAAGACGAAATTTTGAAGAAATAAAAATGGCATTAGCAGGTATTGAAGGAAGAAAAATTGAAATAAAATAAGCCATTGGTATTTAGCTGTTGGTTTTTAGTTAAAAAAGGAATGAAGAATTTTAGGAAGTTAAATATTTGGCAAAATGGAATCACAATCGTTAAGATGACTTATCGATTGGCTGATATGCTTTCTAATGATGAAAAATATGGCTTGAGAAGTCAAATTTGTCGAGCGGCAGTTTCTGTTCCTTCTAATATTGCTGAAGGTTCTAGAAAAATAGTGATGCTGATTTTAGACGTTTTCTTGATATTGCTTTGGGATCTTTGTTCGAATTGGAAACTCAACTAATAATTATAGTAGAGTTGAATTTTATAGAAGAAAATAAGACTAAGGAATTAGCTGAATTAATTCAGCAGGAAGAAAAGATGATAAACAGTTTAATAACAAAGCTAAAGGCTAACTGCCAATAGCTAAAAGCTTAAAATATTGAAAGATTTGTCAATGCATATAATGGATATCATCCAAAATTCAGTGAGAGCTGAAGCATCTAATGTACAGTTGGAAATTGTAGAGAGTCAGAAAGATGATCTGTTTTCAATTGGCATCAAAGATGATGGGTTTGGTATGTCGAAAGAGGTGTTGGCGAAAGCGATTGATCCATTCTTCACATCCCGAACAACAAGAAAAGTTGGTTTGGGGATTTCACTATTGAAGCAAAATGCCGAACAGACTGGTGGAAGTTTAAATATTTGGTCTAAAGAAGGAGAGGGGACTCAACTTGAAGTCATTTTTTCTCATTCGAATATTGATAGACCAGTGTTAGGTAATATAGCCGAAACCATGATGCTGTTGGTTGGAGCTAATCCGGAAATGGATTTTTTGTATAAGCACACAACTGCTGAAGGTGAATATGTGTTTGACACAAAAGAAGTAAAAGAAATTTTAGAAGGGGTGTCATTAAATGACCCTAATATTTTGGTTTATCTAAAAGAGATGATAAACGAAAATATAAATACAATAATATAATTTGAATTTAGTTTCTAACCTTTAATATTTGAGATTATGGCAAAAGTAAAATCTCTTGCAGACCTGAAGAAAATGAAAGAAGATCTTCAGTCGAAAATGGATCTTAGAGAAAAGAGTGATGCGCCAGATAGCATGGTGCAGGTAAAAGTAGGTATGGCTACTTGTGGAATCGCTTCTGGTGCAAAAGAAGTGATGAATTTCTTTATCGAAGAAAGTGCTAAGAGAGGAATTTCAGCTGTTGTTACCCAAACAGGATGTATGGGCTATTGTTTTGCAGAACCAACTATCGAGGTAATTATGCCTGGTAAAGATCCAATCGTTTTTGGTGATGTTGATGTGAAAAGAGCTGATGAGATTATTGAGAAGTACGTTAAGAATGGTGAGTTGGTTGATGGAATTATTCCTGTAAACTATAATACTATTGACTAATATCTAAACCCAAACACTGTTATGGAAAAGTATAAAATGCATATTCTTATTTGCGGAGGTACGGGATGTCGTGCGTCTGAAAGTGAGCTTATTCAAACTAATTTAGAAGATGTTCTTAAGGCCAAAGGTCTAGAGGATGAAGTGCAGGTTGTGACCACGGGTTGCTTTGGTTTTTGTGAAAAAGGACCTATTGTAAAGATTCTTCCGGATAACACATTCTATATTGAAGTGAAGCCTGAGGATGCAGAAGAAATTATTGAGGAGCATATTGTAAAAGGACGCCAGGTGATGCGACTTCTTTACACAGATCCTGATAAGAAAGAAACTGTAAGTGATGCGAAAAACATGGGTTTCTATAAGAAACAAATTCGTATTGCTCTTAGAAACTGTGGATTTATTAATCCTGAGAATATTGACGAATATATTGCTCGTGAAGGTTATGGTGCACTAGGTACGTGTTTCGAAATGACGCCACAGGCAGTTATCGATGTAATTAAAGAATCTGGTCTGCGCGGACGAGGAGGAGGAGGATTCCCAACTGGTTTGAAGTGGGAGTTTGCTTCTAAGAACGATGCTGATCAGAAATATGTGGTTTGTAATGCTGATGAGGGAGATCCGGGAGCATTTATGGACCGTTCAATCCTTGAGGGAGATCCACACTCAGTACTTGAAGCGATGGCTATTTGTGGTTACACAATGGGCGCTGATTTGGGTGTGATTTATATTCGTGCGGAGTACCCACTTGCAATTGAGCGTTTAAAGATTGCAATTGCTCAAGCTCGTGAATATGGTTTGTTAGGTAAGGATATTTTGGGTTCTGGTTTCAATTTCGACGTAGAAATGCGTTATGGAGCTGGTGCTTTTGTTTGTGGTGAGGAAACTGCATTGATCCACTCTATGGAAGGTCTTCGTGGTGAGCCAACTGTTAAGCCTCCATTCCCAGCTGAATCAGGATATAATGGAAAGCCAACTAATGTAAACAATGTTGAGACATTTGCTAATGTTCCTGTTATCATCAACAAAGGTGCTAAGTGGTTTAGTGCAATTGGAACTGATAAGTCAAAAGGTACTAAGGTATTTGCTTTAGCAGGAAAGATCAATAATGTTGGTCTTATTGAGGTGCCAATGGGTACTACTCTTCGTGAAGTAATTTACGAAATTGGTGGTGGTATTAAAGATGGTAAGAAATTTAAGGCTGTTCAAACAGGTGGTCCTTCCGGAGGTTGTTTAACTGAGAAGCATCTTGATACACCTATCGATTTTGATAATCTTATTGCTGCAGGTTCTATGATGGGATCAGGTGGTATGATTGTTATGGACGAAGACGACTGTATGGTTTCTATGGCAAAATTCTATCTTGACTTTACGGTTGAGGAATCTTGCGGTAAATGTACGCCATGTCGTGTTGGTAACAAGCGTCTTTATGAGATGTTAGATAAGATTACTGAAGGTAAAGGAACTAAAGAAGACTTAGATTTATTACGTAACCTTTCTGGTGTAATAAAAGATACGTCTCTTTGCGGATTAGGTCAAACTTCTCCAAATCCAGTTTTATCTACTCTTGACAATTTCCATGATGAATATATTGCTCATGTTGAGA
It includes:
- a CDS encoding PHP domain-containing protein encodes the protein MKTFRVDLHTHTVLSPCGDLEMSPVNIVEKAKERGIDVLGISDHNSTLHAPLIKKLAAKENIEIMMGAEVTTKEEVHCLCFFETEEKLVVFQKYLDKHLPHIANDSDKFGYQVVVNEEEEILNEVEWLLISGINQSIDQLEKKVHELDGLFIPAHVNKMQDSIISQLGFIPIDLNVDALEISQHTTKSEFLKKNKYLKNYNFIRSSDAHYIDNIGNTWTNFFMERRNFEEIKMALAGIEGRKIEIK
- a CDS encoding ATP-binding protein, translated to MKDLSMHIMDIIQNSVRAEASNVQLEIVESQKDDLFSIGIKDDGFGMSKEVLAKAIDPFFTSRTTRKVGLGISLLKQNAEQTGGSLNIWSKEGEGTQLEVIFSHSNIDRPVLGNIAETMMLLVGANPEMDFLYKHTTAEGEYVFDTKEVKEILEGVSLNDPNILVYLKEMINENINTII
- a CDS encoding NADH-quinone oxidoreductase subunit NuoF, encoding MEKYKMHILICGGTGCRASESELIQTNLEDVLKAKGLEDEVQVVTTGCFGFCEKGPIVKILPDNTFYIEVKPEDAEEIIEEHIVKGRQVMRLLYTDPDKKETVSDAKNMGFYKKQIRIALRNCGFINPENIDEYIAREGYGALGTCFEMTPQAVIDVIKESGLRGRGGGGFPTGLKWEFASKNDADQKYVVCNADEGDPGAFMDRSILEGDPHSVLEAMAICGYTMGADLGVIYIRAEYPLAIERLKIAIAQAREYGLLGKDILGSGFNFDVEMRYGAGAFVCGEETALIHSMEGLRGEPTVKPPFPAESGYNGKPTNVNNVETFANVPVIINKGAKWFSAIGTDKSKGTKVFALAGKINNVGLIEVPMGTTLREVIYEIGGGIKDGKKFKAVQTGGPSGGCLTEKHLDTPIDFDNLIAAGSMMGSGGMIVMDEDDCMVSMAKFYLDFTVEESCGKCTPCRVGNKRLYEMLDKITEGKGTKEDLDLLRNLSGVIKDTSLCGLGQTSPNPVLSTLDNFHDEYIAHVENHKCTAGQCKALMQYVVDPELCVGCTLCARNCPVDCIAGERKEAHIIDVEKCIKCGACMDKCKFNAISIQ
- a CDS encoding (2Fe-2S) ferredoxin domain-containing protein, whose amino-acid sequence is MAKVKSLADLKKMKEDLQSKMDLREKSDAPDSMVQVKVGMATCGIASGAKEVMNFFIEESAKRGISAVVTQTGCMGYCFAEPTIEVIMPGKDPIVFGDVDVKRADEIIEKYVKNGELVDGIIPVNYNTID